A segment of the Synechococcus sp. MEDNS5 genome:
CCGGATCAGCCTGGCAGCGGCTGCCTTCCGCAGGATCGGCGTCACGGCGGGGGATGTGGTGAGCCTGTTTGCAGAAAACAGCCCCCGATGGCTAGTGGCCGATCAGGGGCTGATGCGGGCGGGTGCCATCGATGCGGTACGGGGTGCGGCGGCACCTGTGGAAGAGCTTCGCTACATCCTCGAAGATTCAGGTTCGGTTGCTTTGGTGGTGCAAAACGCCGAGCTGCTGCAACGGCTCGAACTGTCGGCGTCATGGCGAGAGCAACTGCGCTTTGTGCTGGTTCTGGAGGGAGAAGCACCGGATGGTGCCCTCTCCTTCGATGCCTTTTTGGCACTTGGCGCGTCGGCCTCGGCGCCGGACCCACTGCTCGGCAGGGACCGGGCTTCCGCGACCGGCACCATTGCCACACTCCTCTACACAAGCGGCACCACCGGGCGGCCCAAGGGCGTGCCCCTCAGTCACGCCAACTTGCTCCACCAGATGCGCAGCCTGGCCTGTGTCGCTCGCCCCGAAGCAGGTGATCCAGTGCTGAGCGTGCTGCCGATCTGGCATGCCTACGAACGCAGCGCCGAGTACTACTTCTTTTCCTGCGCTTGCTCGCAGAGTTACACCACGATCAAGCAGCTCAAACGGGATTTGCCCCGGGTTCGACCTGTGGTGATGGTCACGGTGCCTCGGCTCTGGGAGGCCGTTCAGGCTGGTTTTGACGATGTTTTGAAAACGTTCCCTCCCGCGCGCCAGCGGCTGCTGAAAGCAGCACTGGCCAACAGTGCCGCCTATGCACTGGCACGTCGCCGCAGTCGCAATCTGATGCTGGACCCCGTGCGCAAGCGGGAACGTGTCATCGCTGCTGCCGAGGCCTCGAGCCGCTGGCCGGCCCATGCCCTGGCTTCCCGTCTGATCTGGCCCAAGGTGCGACTTCAGCTCAGTGGTGGTTCCCTGCGCTTTCCGATCAACGGTGGCGGTGCCATCGCTCCCCACGTGGATTCCTTCTTCGAAGCGGTGGGCATTGAACTGCTTGTGGGGTATGGCCTCACGGAAACCAGCCCGGTGGTGAGCTGCCGGCGTCCTTGGCGCAACATCCGAGGTAGCTCAGGGCTGCCCATGCCTGAAACGGAGTTTCGGATCGTCGACGCCGAAACCCGGTTGCCTCTCGGCTATCGCCAGCGGGGGGGCGTGCAGGTGCGTGGCCCCCAGGTGATGGGGGGCTATCTCGGCAAACCCGAGGCCACAGCCAAGGTGCTGGATGCTGAGGGTTGGTTTGACACCGGTGATCTGGGTCTGCTGCTCCCGGATGGGTCGGTGGTGCTCACCGGCCGTGCCAAGGACACGATTGTTCTCAGCAGTGGCGAGAACATCGAGCCGGGCCCCCTGGAGGAAACCCTGGTGGCCAGTCCTCTGATCGAGCAGGTGATGCTCGTGGGACAGGACGAACGTCAGCTGGGGGCCCTGGTTGTGCCTCGTGTCGAGGCGATGCGTGCCTGGGCCTGTGATCAGATCGCTGACCCTGGGGAGGATCTGGGCGGGTCTCCAGGAGATCCAGGCTTGAGGCGGCTGCTTCGCGGAGAGCTCAACCGTGTGCTGAGTGAACGGGTGGGCGCTCGGGGGGATGAGCGCCTTGTGGGTGTGGCACTGGTGGATCCGTTCTCGATCGACAACGGATTGCTGACGCAGACGCTCAAACAGCGGCGCGATCGGATCACTGCGCGGGATTCCGAGGCGATTGAAGCGCTATACGGGCGCTGAGCGCTGGCTCGGCTGCTTGGCTTGACCATCGGCCGTTGGGCTGAGACGCTTGGCGCTTCTTCCTGGCTCCCATGTCCGACGGCACCACCCTGTCGATCAAGCGCTCCATCACCGTCCGTGCTGTGGTTACACCGGCTTGGAAGGAGGAAGCCGAGCGCGAATTGAGCACGGCGATCGCCACCACCGACCAGCAGCTGGCTCAATTGGAGCAGGAGGGTCAGCAGGTTGTTGACGACATTCGCAGCCAAAGCTCCAACCCTTTGGATCCCAGGGTTCAGGAGCAGGTCGCGCAGGTGCAGCAGCAGGTGGCAGCCAAGCGCGCAGAGATCGAAGAGCAGAAGCGCAACCTGCTGCAGCAGCAATCTCAGGTGCGTGAGCTAGAGATGGAACAGATCGTGGAACAAGGCCAGCTGGAAAGCTTCTGCGATGTGCAGGTGGGAGACAACCTCGTCAGCAAGATGCAGGTGGCTGTTGTGGTGCGCGACGGGGTGATTGAGTCGATCGAGCAGGGTTGATCCAGTGAACGGGCCGCGGTCTGCTGGCCCGTAAAATCCCCGTCTACCCAGTCCATCCGGAGACGGCTTTGGCGACCCACGACATCTTCATGCCTGCCCTCAGCTCCACCATGACGGAGGGCAAGATTGTGGAGTGGCTCAAGAAGCCAGGTGAAAAGGTTGCCCGGGGTGAGTCCGTTCTCGTCGTTGAGTCGGACAAGGCCGACATGGATGTGGAGTCGTTCAACGACGGGTTTCTGGCTGCTGTGCTGATGCCTGCGGGCAGCACGGCACCGGTGGGGGAAACCATTGGACTGATTGTGGAATCAGAGGCGGAAATTGCGGAGGCGCAAGCCAAGACACCGTCCGGTGCTGCTGCGGCTCCGGCCAGTGCACCTCCGAAAGCGGCACCACCGGCGCCCACTCCAGCTCCACCCGCTCCGGTTTCGGTCTCCGCTCCGGCTCCCGCTCCGGCTCCCCAGGTCCCGCCAGCCCCTGCGGCGACGCCCTCACCAGCACCGACAGGGACCGGGCGCCTGATCGTCAGTCCGCGTGCCAAGAAACTCGCCGCCCAGATGGGTGTGGATTTGTCTTCTGTGCGTGGAAGTGGCCCCAACGGTCGCATCCAAGCGGAGGACGTTGAGCGGGCCGCTGGCCGGCCGGTGAGTCCGCCCCGAGTGGGTGAAGGCACAGCCCCCGCCGTTGCGCCTGGGGGTTCTGTGCCTGTTCCGCCGAGTGCTCCCGCTGGAAACAGCTTCGGGCGCCCCGGGGAGACGGTGCCCTTCAACACCCTGCAAGCTGCGGTGAACCGCAATATGGAGGCCAGTCTGGCTGTGCCCAGCTTTCGGGTGGGTTACACCATCACCACCGACAAGCTCGATGCCTTCTACAAACAGGTCAAACCCAAGGGCGTGACAATGACAGCCCTTTTGGCCAAGGCGGTGGCGGTCACGCTGGCGCGCCATCCCCAGGTGAACGCCGCCACAACCCAGGCAGGGATGGCCTACCCCGCGGATGTGAATGTGGCGGTGGCCGTGGCGATGGAAGACGGTGGATTGATCACGCCCGTGCTGCGTCAGGCCGATCGCATCGACCTCTATGAACTCTCCCGTCAGTGGGGTGATCTGGTGAAACGGTCCCGCAGCAAGCAGCTGCAGCCCGAGGAATACAGCACAGGCACGTTCACCCTCTCGAACCTCGGGATGTTCGGTGTGGATCGCTTTGATGCCATCCTTCCTCCCGGCACCGGTGCGATCCTTGCGGTCGCGGCCTCTCGGCCAACGGTGGTGGCTGGAAAAGACGGTTCGATCGCGGTGAAGCGCCAGATGCAAGTGAACCTCACGGCGGATCACCGGGTGATCTACGGAGCTGATGGAGCCGCCTTCCTCAAGGATTTAGCTGAGCTGATCGAGACGCGTCCTGAAAGCCTGGCTCTCTGAGCCTGGCTCCAGGTTCTGTGCCATCAGCGCAAGCGGTCTGAATTGAAGAGTTTTGCCACTCTTGAAATGGCTTGGCTGGACGCGTGTCCGTCTCAATTTTTTCCCGTTTGATCGGTCGCCCTCTGCCGCGTTCGAGCGGTGATGACGAGCGACTGCCACGCATTCAGGCACTACCGATTCTTTCGTCGGATGCGTTGTCGTCGGTGGCCTACGCCACAGAAGCAGCGCTCGGCATCCTGATCCTCGGCGGGAGTGCGGTTCTGCGCCTGTCGGTGCCAATCACCCTGGCGATCATCGCTCTGATCGCCATTGTGGTGCTGTCTTACCGCCAGGCCATTGCGGCCTATCCCAATGGTGGTGGGTCCTATGTGGTGGCGCGGGACAACCTTGGCCGCAATGTGGGCCTGGTGGCCGCCGCTGCGCTGCTGATCGACTACACCCTCACAGCGGCCGTGAGCTTGATGGCTGGCACCCAGGCGCTGTCGTCCCTCGCTCCCAGCCTTCTGCCTTACGAAGTGCCGATTGCCCTGGTCCTGCT
Coding sequences within it:
- a CDS encoding AMP-binding protein; translated protein: MTATAHASWRPTPREQAALARQQHVQSFGRVDQLWPWLSDHHGEVLAVDAPHATHPERFSYRELADRISLAAAAFRRIGVTAGDVVSLFAENSPRWLVADQGLMRAGAIDAVRGAAAPVEELRYILEDSGSVALVVQNAELLQRLELSASWREQLRFVLVLEGEAPDGALSFDAFLALGASASAPDPLLGRDRASATGTIATLLYTSGTTGRPKGVPLSHANLLHQMRSLACVARPEAGDPVLSVLPIWHAYERSAEYYFFSCACSQSYTTIKQLKRDLPRVRPVVMVTVPRLWEAVQAGFDDVLKTFPPARQRLLKAALANSAAYALARRRSRNLMLDPVRKRERVIAAAEASSRWPAHALASRLIWPKVRLQLSGGSLRFPINGGGAIAPHVDSFFEAVGIELLVGYGLTETSPVVSCRRPWRNIRGSSGLPMPETEFRIVDAETRLPLGYRQRGGVQVRGPQVMGGYLGKPEATAKVLDAEGWFDTGDLGLLLPDGSVVLTGRAKDTIVLSSGENIEPGPLEETLVASPLIEQVMLVGQDERQLGALVVPRVEAMRAWACDQIADPGEDLGGSPGDPGLRRLLRGELNRVLSERVGARGDERLVGVALVDPFSIDNGLLTQTLKQRRDRITARDSEAIEALYGR
- a CDS encoding YlqD family protein; translated protein: MSDGTTLSIKRSITVRAVVTPAWKEEAERELSTAIATTDQQLAQLEQEGQQVVDDIRSQSSNPLDPRVQEQVAQVQQQVAAKRAEIEEQKRNLLQQQSQVRELEMEQIVEQGQLESFCDVQVGDNLVSKMQVAVVVRDGVIESIEQG
- a CDS encoding dihydrolipoamide acetyltransferase family protein, which translates into the protein MATHDIFMPALSSTMTEGKIVEWLKKPGEKVARGESVLVVESDKADMDVESFNDGFLAAVLMPAGSTAPVGETIGLIVESEAEIAEAQAKTPSGAAAAPASAPPKAAPPAPTPAPPAPVSVSAPAPAPAPQVPPAPAATPSPAPTGTGRLIVSPRAKKLAAQMGVDLSSVRGSGPNGRIQAEDVERAAGRPVSPPRVGEGTAPAVAPGGSVPVPPSAPAGNSFGRPGETVPFNTLQAAVNRNMEASLAVPSFRVGYTITTDKLDAFYKQVKPKGVTMTALLAKAVAVTLARHPQVNAATTQAGMAYPADVNVAVAVAMEDGGLITPVLRQADRIDLYELSRQWGDLVKRSRSKQLQPEEYSTGTFTLSNLGMFGVDRFDAILPPGTGAILAVAASRPTVVAGKDGSIAVKRQMQVNLTADHRVIYGADGAAFLKDLAELIETRPESLAL